cagggggaaaaTCCAGTAACTTAAAAATTTTTCCAAGCTGACAACACTTACAGGATCAGAAACATGAAAGCCAAGTTGGTACATTTCAGTTTTTGATAGTTttccaaaataaacattttataaaatgtttGAAGAAGAAATCTATAtaaacatgttaaaaaaaactCCACCTTTCTTGACCAGGCAAGTCACTAAATGGTAATGTGAACTGTGCATGTAATGGGTATGTTTGTTATACACAACACAGTATTTTATTACAAACTGCCAACAAAAGAAGTACATTTCTAGAGACCTTTCTCAGGTTTAATTTCCTCTCAAGACCAGAAGAGTGAAGCAAAAACACAGGTGAGAAAGGTATCTCCCTGCAGTGCTTAATATATAGATACTATTTGATACAGCTTTTTGCTAGGAAAGCAATGCTGAGGAGTCCTAGCTGTGACTAACCAATACCCTTCCCTTGGTCACCACAACACAAGCACAATGAAGAATATGAGCTCTAATAAACATCCTGAGAAAAACAAGCTTGGCCAAGAACAAGTTCACTGCAATACAGGTCTGTGCATACCTATGCCTCCATATGTAGAATGGACATTTTGGTACAAACTTAATTACTGGACATCTTTTGTAGAAAACTGTACATTTACTGGACAAAGCTATTAGCTTTGTATTAGGGTTTCAATGGTTTTCCATTATGGAAACAAAACATAGGACCTAGGTAAAGACATTTTGTCCCCTCACACACAAGCACAGTAAAGATATCCTCTGCTGCCTACCCGGGGAGTGAGCCTTGGAAGAACACCTCTCACACAATGGGCTGTAacaatgaaaatgtaaaacctAATTGCTTTCGCAGCCACACTGCTAACAGAACAAAGTACATTATTTGGACTTCAGATAATTACCAGCCACCTCTGACACAAAACTAGGAATATGTTCTTTTTATCTTTGCCCCAGGTAGACAAATTTTcctaaatgaaaacagaaaatacagccTGACTCTACTTGGTGTGAAAGGAGAGCATTATCCAGCTTGGgggagaaaaacagggaaaccCTTCTAATCTTGCTTCAAAGCTCGTTggtagtggggaaaaaaaaaaaaaggaatcaagTAGCTTCACACCCTTTAACTTCCCTTGTTCTGCGGTCTCTTCCACTTAGCACCttcttttggtttaaaattaaactgtttttcttaatttgcaAAACAACAATATACTTTTGACTGAAAAAAAGCCCCCTATGATTTCATAATCTGCTTCTAATTGCGTATTTATTCTCCAAGCTGAAGAAAGGTTGTGAGGGGTTATAAACAAGAAGGGGAGGAACACCTCTGGAAAACATTCTCTCAGACAAAATACCAGATGCATATGGAAAAGACACTGAAAGTCAATCAAGATAATTCAGTTTGATTCTGTCAGAAGCAGTGTCATACTAATCATTACTGTGGAAAACTGAGCTTCTCCTAACATAAAGGAAGGGCCAATTACATTCTCCCCAAATTTAGGGAACAGCAGTTTTAATACCTTCCAATCCATTTATTATTCCTAGACAAGTAGGAAAAATGTTACTATAAATCTCCATCTTTAATATAACCAGGTGTTTATAGCTATGCACTTCAGGCAAGAGTTTCTGCTATTCATCCAGTACTTCTGCCTATTGAATCACATTTCATATATCCCATTTGGTCCCATGTGAAATTCCTTATAGGAGAATACAGTTAAAGAATGCTTGATGGAACTCCCTTGCATTTTATTATAAACCACCATTGAAACACTCTTGAGAATCATCAACAGACAAAATGATACACACCACAGATCAGACTCAACTTCTTTCTCATGTGCCTAGCTGGTTcgggtttttttgctttctttctccttttcctttctattcTTCTCAGGTTTCTGCTGCATTAGTCCATAAGCAATATCATTAGCTACATGATCCTATACTAAATATAAATCTCAGAAACAATCCTCCTTGTATTAGCTAGAGAGCTAATAATAATTAGTAAAGGCTCTTTTTCTGAGACTTAGATTCTGACATCTGAGTTTTGCTGTATTAACATGTAGAATATATGCTTTTTGTACTAACATCTATATCCTCAGAGCTAACAATGTGTGATGGAGACAAACCAAGACTTCCTGTGGTCACTGTTACAGAAAATTTAAGACTCAAGATCAGACAGAAGAGCAAATGCTGTGAGCAGAGCATAACCCTTTGGTGCTGTTGTCTACAAGCCAATGAAAAGTAGGCTTATCTAGATCTGAATCACTTTACTTGATGATAAGTTCATAATACAGTAGTAAATTCCAAACCAAAATTAACTAAAAAACATCCCAGCACAGTATTTTCAATTCAAATTTTAGatttcaaatggaaaagcaaGCTTCTTGACATAGAATACAGCAGTATCAGTAACTATATAGGTATTAAAATCAGTAgtcttttcaaataaaactcAGCAGGTCTTCTAGGCACATTTCACTTAACATTGCATTCTTCTCACAAGCTTAAATAGACATACAAGCCATGCATGCTTCACTTAAATATTTAGGCTTCAGTATCTTGATGAAGATCCAGAGGGCTGGATCACATGATTATAGTAAAACAGGGATTCCCAAGCTACTTTGTGTCAAAGTTCCCCCCAAATGACCTCTACTGCCCCTCGTAACTAGCCTGGGCACTACCCAATAATGTGTTTAAATGGCTTCTGGTATAGCAAAACCTCCTGAACTACAATCATCTCTTACTCTTATTTGGAATGGACTGTATCAAATTTATCAAAAATAAACAGGCATGTTTATTTCTTCTCACATTAAGAAACACctattttaagaaaacaatatttttttctccactgagGTAAAACACTGTGATACTCAAAATTAATGATTGTACTATAAAACATAATACAAGTAAGCAGTACTGAAAATTCACACATACTCTTAAGCACAGCCTCCATTTTGATATATGCATTCTTGTTTCACTGACCCTTACACAAGTTTCCTACATCATAGTAACACTGATAGTAAATCagtagaaaattaatttaatgaaaaagcaGATGAATAACAGTATCTCAGGGGGTCTGAAAATtttaagaggaaataaaaactgcattaccagaaatatttgtattttgcaTAGAAACGTCATGTATTCAGGACTAGGAAGAAGGGGTATGTTAATGATACTGATGCCTTAGAAGAGTGGCAGCTGATAGCCAGATTTCCCCCTTTTCAATTTAGTATACAGATCTTCTCCAGGGTAAGACCTCTAAATTCAAACACTGAAGTGGTGTTAACTAATATAACTATTTGGGAGTTACATGAGCTTATACTAAAAGGAGTGAGGTAGGactatgttttaaaattatagtTTCTAATTGAacaacattttcaaataaaatttatcaTCACCATGTTGAACCCACTGTATTTGTAGGCTTCAATAGCAAGACAATGATGTTCTGATTATCGCCATTTAAACCAACAACATGCAGCAATAAAAACCAGTCTTTTgtaaaagagtaaaaaaaatacCTGCAGGACTGCCAGCATTTTCTCCTTGATGCAGCTGAATACCAGCAGAATCTATAGAGTTTACTGTAACTGTCTGTAGATTTGGCAATTGAGCAGTGCTTAGACTAACTGGAGTTGATGTCAACGCACCACCTGCTGCAACTTGACCAAGAGTGAGAGTCTGCACAGGAGTCAGAGTTATTTGTTGACCAGGTGCATTCTGAATTTGCAAGTTCTGCAAGTTCTGAACTCCTTGCACTTGAAATGTCTGCCAGGTTATCTGCCCAGAAGGGGTCACTGTTTGTGCCTGAATTAAGAAAGTTCCAGGATTCAGCTGCAGTTGAAGATTTTGAAGAGCCTGTTGAGATATACTTTGACTTGCTTGAACACCGTGGATTGTCTGTTGCGCAATACCTTGTACAATCTGGGCTTGACTGGTTGGCTGCTGCGACTCTTGTAGCTGTATGTGTTGTACAattggctgtgctgtggagaCCTGAATATTCTGAGCCTGCGTGTCATCAGAGACTGATGTCTGGATGTAATTTCCCTGAAGATCAGAACCATGAACTTGACCACTAGTTGTGGTCAAGtcatttgcattttgttccaATATACTTGAACTGTCTATGGTAACGGGCAATTGCGATGAAGATGACGTTGGCACAAATAAGTCATTATCAGTGGCAGTTTCTGTAATTTCAGGAGAAACTTGCTCACCAGTCCTCTCAGAAGTATCTGAACTATCCATGGCCTGTCCGGTATTTATCAAGTGCCCATCTGCATTAATGCctgctgtcatggtttgagaACCACTGCCAAGTCCCAGAGAATCTAGATCAACACTATTAATGGGTACAAAAGTAATATTCCCTGGCAGTCCAAGAGGGACGTTAGCAACCACTTGTGCTTGGCCAGGGTAAGACGAACCACCAATTGCAACTCCCTGAACCTGGACTTGACCAGACTGACCagataaaatattctgaatattAGCTGAAGATGTTCCAGAGGCAATGATGGTTTGATTCGAGCCAGGAATGATCTGAATTTGACCAGTTTCTTGATTTATACTGCTATTATCAGAAGAGGCTGCAAAGCCAAGTTGAACCTGCTGACCATCCGCTGTCTGGATCTGGGGTATTACTTGGTATTGCACGTTAGACACTGTACCATTCGACGAATCTGATCCTGGTGCAACAGAAAAGATTTGTTGATTTTGCAAACTCTGAATAGGAAGGACATACTGCCCACTTGAAGTTACTGTGGCAGCACCTGGAATCTGTACTATATTACCAGCTTCGTCCTTTATAGTGGTAGGAGCTGCAGACAAGACCTCCCATCTGTTTGGAGCTCCAGCTAATTGCACAGAAGCCAAATCTCCTGtctgaataaaaagaaaaaagaaaacaaaatattaaaacaaatgttGTACAGACTATGTGTTAGACCAGTCATGCAACTCAGCACTAGATATTTATACGCTACTGGAAAACATGCAGTACAGCTCATATGACCACCAGCAATTGGACTAAAACTATGAAATATGGATTTTATAAAGATCTACTGCCTAAATCAGGGTAGCCAGCCTGCGGGTCATGAGCTGCACGTTGCTTGCAAACATGTCAGATGCAGCTCCTATGTCACAGCTATGTCAGGTGACCAGCAGCAGGGTTATTctggtggcagggctgctgggtaATCCAAacccctggctgtgggaaggagggagctggcaggggctgctggagttCTCATCACCAACTTACCCCAAGACTCAGAAACACTCTTTGACTAGCTAGGCACCTATTACACACAAGTGGAGGAACCGTCATGAAGCCAGGGTTGCCTCTATCTCCTGGAGCTCCACTGCCTTTCAACTCTGTTTGCTATTTGTGCATGTTGTgactcccagcagcacagaaaatgttaaaaagtgATGTAGGCACACAGTTGGAAAGATAGGACAACCTCAGTTTGCTACACAGAGCACAAAGCTCTAGTATTTATAAGCTTGTAGGAGTTAGTTTCGCTAAGGAAGAAGACTTCTAGACTAAGAACTTTTACACCGAAATTATATTTGTATTAGTCATATGCATCAGttaggagagggaaaaaaaaaaatctatcttcATTAAGTTGGAACAACAGAAAAAGCTAGTGTTTCAGAGTAGACCCCAGATGCTTAAAGAACCTATTATGCATTTGGTTTTTATTCAGTAAAGAAAAGGTAAATTGCACTTACCTTTCTTTACCAAAGCAAGCTTTTTCAGAATAGAGTATTAACAATTAGATTTAACATTCTGCAATGCCTAGCACAGATTTGCATAGTCAACCAGCTTGGTATTGTAAGTAACCATCAATCTAAAAAATATGAAGTGTCTCCTTATCTGTTTAACCATACTGCAGTAAACCAGTGGAAAAACTTAATTAATAGCAACATGTAACTAACTTGCCCTACAACCAATCCAGCTCTGTGAAACACATCTAGTCTCTCTGGCAGAGTCCAGAGGACATAGAAAGAACAGCTCGGGTTTGTCCTTTTGCACTCATCCTGTGATCACTCCTGGTAGGGAAGTTACCAGAACATATCACAACTTTTTTGCGATGCTGCATTCTGACTCCCTTTAGAACAAAACCAGGACATGCAAAATACAGCACACATCCAATTCTTTCCTAACATAGCATTGAGACCAGCCAGTCTGAAAGAATCCTGCAGCAAGCACGAGTGAATTTAGTCCGCAGCATTAGATGGGACTTTTCTAGTTTCACATTTTTATCCTATTCCAGCCCATAACACTACAATGCTTACACGTAAAGGAAAAATAGTGCATTTAAGTCTGAGTCCTTACTAGAAGTTTTACTGTGCTTACCAAGCTTCATTTTCAACAAGGAAACACATACCGTTGCTCTAAATTCTTCTCAAGAactacaaaaataattattgtgcAAAAACCAAAAGAATGCTGGCCTTCTTCAGGCCTCAAAGACACAGACCATTGACTCTCCTTTCCAGCTCAAAATATTCCATGACTCATAAGTGTGATTCAGGTAgtatattaattttatattagTAAATAGTATATTAGTAAATAGATACAGTAAATAGATCACCAGAACAAAACTAATTGTACGGCCTTAATGcttcaaggaaaagaaacataatAAGGAGAATAATAATTctactttattattttctttccctcttatACTGATCAACCTTTCAtttgaaaaactgttttcaatttttttggtCTTTCAAGCTTGTAACTTACAatactagaagaaaaaaatgtgtaataCTCCCTATCACATATCCTACCTAGAAGAAGGCAACAAGTTCTATTTTCCTCTGCTACCACATTACCTTTATAGACTTGTGTTTAATATTGCTTGAAGTTGCTGAAACGCTGCTAAGAAAGTTCATAACTACTCAATTCACAAGCATATAAATAAATACCTATTAACTGAAGGTTtcttaaaatatcaaaataccTATAAAAATCAGGGGTAAACATGAGTCAGAAAATACCAAAAGCAAAAATATGACTGTGATATGTTTAAAGTGTGtcattataaaataaatgtataataTAATGTGTTGATAGCAGTTggaacaaaagagaaaggaaaagcaatatAAACCATTACAAGTCTGATATAATTTCTCACTGATTGAAAACTTTGTACAAGCAAATGTTGAAAGCTTTGGTTAAACTGGACTGATCTAATATGCAGTAACATGTCAATGTCTATTCATATGTAATATCCTCCACAGAAATACTTCAAAGGGAACCTGTCTCCTTAGTGATATGGAAATGACCTACTTTATTCTTCTCCCAAAACATATGTTGATTTCCATATTGGCATTTTCATGTTGGGCACACATCTCACGTTTTCATGATCTAGTGAAATCTTCCCTCAAAACCTGCTCTGCAATGATTTTAGCACAACAGAGCCAATCTTTTAGTAGATGCACTTGTCAGTCCATGGAGAAGTTCAGAGCAGCCACGCATGAGGATATGAAGCTATGCTACACATACAACATAAAATGCCTGTTATTCACATTGCTCTTACAGCTGGCTATATCAGACACCACCACCTGAATCATGTGGAGGGAGGAGCAAAAAGAGGGTGAGGCTTTCAAGAAGCTATCCGGCAGCTATCAAAATTGCTAGCAttaaagcatgaaaaaaatccataggGTAAAGAGTATCTGAGGATGATCTCTAATCTCAAATGGTCATCATCAGCCTGTCATAACAAGATTGACTGTTATGTTCTTTCACAAAGTCCGTTGAGACAAGAAGACATTTCTTGGACTTCTTTTCCTACTAACTAAAGAGTAATAACCATTCTTTACGTCCTCAGGCAATTAAGCACTTGTGTAGTAACTCAGAAGTTCTGCCACTGATACATGAGCAGCAACATCTGCAGCCCAGACACTTACTGAGCTTTA
Above is a genomic segment from Haemorhous mexicanus isolate bHaeMex1 chromosome 8, bHaeMex1.pri, whole genome shotgun sequence containing:
- the SP3 gene encoding transcription factor Sp3 isoform X2, translated to MTAPEKPVKQEEMAALDVDSSSHSEYLQHGNGAASASAGAAAPQDAQPSPLALLAATCSKIGPPSPEEDEAAAAAAASHSAGATGDLASVQLAGAPNRWEVLSAAPTTIKDEAGNIVQIPGAATVTSSGQYVLPIQSLQNQQIFSVAPGSDSSNGTVSNVQYQVIPQIQTADGQQVQLGFAASSDNSSINQETGQIQIIPGSNQTIIASGTSSANIQNILSGQSGQVQVQGVAIGGSSYPGQAQVVANVPLGLPGNITFVPINSVDLDSLGLGSGSQTMTAGINADGHLINTGQAMDSSDTSERTGEQVSPEITETATDNDLFVPTSSSSQLPVTIDSSSILEQNANDLTTTSGQVHGSDLQGNYIQTSVSDDTQAQNIQVSTAQPIVQHIQLQESQQPTSQAQIVQGIAQQTIHGVQASQSISQQALQNLQLQLNPGTFLIQAQTVTPSGQITWQTFQVQGVQNLQNLQIQNAPGQQITLTPVQTLTLGQVAAGGALTSTPVSLSTAQLPNLQTVTVNSIDSAGIQLHQGENAGSPADIRIKEEDPDPEEWQLSGDSTLNTNDLTHLRVQVVDEEGDQPHQEGKRLRRVACTCPNCKEGGGRGSNLGKKKQHICHIPGCGKVYGKTSHLRAHLRWHSGERPFVCNWMFCGKRFTRSDELQRHRRTHTGEKKFVCPECSKRFMRSDHLAKHIKTHQNKKGIHSSSTVLASVEATSDDTLITAGGTTLILANIQQGSVSGIGTVNTSGTSNQDILTNTEIPLQLVTVSGNETME
- the SP3 gene encoding transcription factor Sp3 isoform X3 — its product is MFDPCQGSGAQLTAAPEKPVKQEEMAALDVDSSSHSEYLQHGNGAASASAGAAAPQDAQPSPLALLAATCSKIGPPSPEEDEAAAAAAASHSAGATGDLASVQLAGAPNRWEVLSAAPTTIKDEAGSDSSNGTVSNVQYQVIPQIQTADGQQVQLGFAASSDNSSINQETGQIQIIPGSNQTIIASGTSSANIQNILSGQSGQVQVQGVAIGGSSYPGQAQVVANVPLGLPGNITFVPINSVDLDSLGLGSGSQTMTAGINADGHLINTGQAMDSSDTSERTGEQVSPEITETATDNDLFVPTSSSSQLPVTIDSSSILEQNANDLTTTSGQVHGSDLQGNYIQTSVSDDTQAQNIQVSTAQPIVQHIQLQESQQPTSQAQIVQGIAQQTIHGVQASQSISQQALQNLQLQLNPGTFLIQAQTVTPSGQITWQTFQVQGVQNLQNLQIQNAPGQQITLTPVQTLTLGQVAAGGALTSTPVSLSTAQLPNLQTVTVNSIDSAGIQLHQGENAGSPADIRIKEEDPDPEEWQLSGDSTLNTNDLTHLRVQVVDEEGDQPHQEGKRLRRVACTCPNCKEGGGRGSNLGKKKQHICHIPGCGKVYGKTSHLRAHLRWHSGERPFVCNWMFCGKRFTRSDELQRHRRTHTGEKKFVCPECSKRFMRSDHLAKHIKTHQNKKGIHSSSTVLASVEATSDDTLITAGGTTLILANIQQGSVSGIGTVNTSGTSNQDILTNTEIPLQLVTVSGNETME
- the SP3 gene encoding transcription factor Sp3 isoform X1 — translated: MFDPCQGSGAQLTAAPEKPVKQEEMAALDVDSSSHSEYLQHGNGAASASAGAAAPQDAQPSPLALLAATCSKIGPPSPEEDEAAAAAAASHSAGATGDLASVQLAGAPNRWEVLSAAPTTIKDEAGNIVQIPGAATVTSSGQYVLPIQSLQNQQIFSVAPGSDSSNGTVSNVQYQVIPQIQTADGQQVQLGFAASSDNSSINQETGQIQIIPGSNQTIIASGTSSANIQNILSGQSGQVQVQGVAIGGSSYPGQAQVVANVPLGLPGNITFVPINSVDLDSLGLGSGSQTMTAGINADGHLINTGQAMDSSDTSERTGEQVSPEITETATDNDLFVPTSSSSQLPVTIDSSSILEQNANDLTTTSGQVHGSDLQGNYIQTSVSDDTQAQNIQVSTAQPIVQHIQLQESQQPTSQAQIVQGIAQQTIHGVQASQSISQQALQNLQLQLNPGTFLIQAQTVTPSGQITWQTFQVQGVQNLQNLQIQNAPGQQITLTPVQTLTLGQVAAGGALTSTPVSLSTAQLPNLQTVTVNSIDSAGIQLHQGENAGSPADIRIKEEDPDPEEWQLSGDSTLNTNDLTHLRVQVVDEEGDQPHQEGKRLRRVACTCPNCKEGGGRGSNLGKKKQHICHIPGCGKVYGKTSHLRAHLRWHSGERPFVCNWMFCGKRFTRSDELQRHRRTHTGEKKFVCPECSKRFMRSDHLAKHIKTHQNKKGIHSSSTVLASVEATSDDTLITAGGTTLILANIQQGSVSGIGTVNTSGTSNQDILTNTEIPLQLVTVSGNETME